One window of the Yamadazyma tenuis chromosome 6, complete sequence genome contains the following:
- a CDS encoding uncharacterized protein (EggNog:ENOG503Q3B8; COG:K) produces MPEQYHKNNMNGHKRRKQFIIPESNNPINKDGISECFQSFQTDMYVSLAPCHISSPINGIKAQHLDPLIMNYFPKAQGVVIAYSNIKLLDGKTEDNVPLAKISDSSPFTFSWISVDLLVWRPQLGDVLEGYIYMQTASHMGLLVHDTFNASIKKFNIPSDWKFIPSQIDEYGEDNETENSSQFKSLGHWVDENEIKIEGKLKFNVKNIHSSGRFVSIEGTLIKPGTEEENQPVFRNRRMSLSNDQFQASQASNSNNHKKFDDNDEITNNDISEEVPHYTEGSDNEEAIINESEDSD; encoded by the coding sequence ATGCCTGAACAATATCACAAGAACAACATGAATGGTCACAAAAGAAGGAAACAGTTTATAATACCCGAAAGTAACAATCCTATTAACAAAGACGGAATTTCAGAATGCTTTCAGTCTTTTCAAACCGATATGTATGTTTCACTCGCACCATGCCATATATCAAGCCCTATCAATGGAATTAAAGCTCAACACTTGGACCCCTTGATCATGAATTACTTCCCGAAGGCCCAGGGTGTCGTCATAGCATATTCAAATATCAAGTTACTAGATGGGAAAACAGAAGATAATGTTCCATTAGCAAAGATTTCCGATTCATCTCCATTCACTTTTTCATGGATATCAGTTGACTTACTCGTTTGGAGACCTCAACTCGGCGATGTTTTAGAGGGCTACATCTACATGCAAACAGCATCCCATATGGGGTTGTTAGTTCACGACACATTCAACGCATCCATCAAAAAATTCAATATTCCTTCTGACTGGAAGTTCATACCATCTCAGATCGATGAGTATGGTGAAGATAATGAGACGGAAAATTCGAGCCAATTTAAGTCTTTGGGACACTGGGTGGACGaaaatgaaatcaaaattgaaggaaagttgaagttcaatgtTAAAAACATCCATAGCTCAGGAAGGTTTGTTTCTATTGAAGGAACATTAATCAAGCCAGgaactgaagaagagaaccAGCCAGTGTTCAGAAACCGTAGAATGTCGTTATCCAATGACCAGTTCCAAGCCTCTCAAGCATCCAACCTGAACAACCATAAGAAGTTCGATGATAATGacgaaatcaccaacaatgaTATATCTGAAGAAGTACCACACTATACGGAAGGATCTGACAATGAAGAGGCTATAATAAATGAATCTGAGGATTCTGATTAA
- a CDS encoding uncharacterized protein (EggNog:ENOG503P7UU), whose product MQSDLVPGISFVDCKILQYKYAIYKIKHLLPFLAELLSSSSANKLRLCNYLTLLSGNVFAINEGLFNSKLEAVSNFKLFKVSPINISPIVSHIPYDSNDVNINPMIDIPSTATSAKCTKLLETLYNHCLQGYEKRLAQALSELPDYDASKYDKIIEATFTDKDLDLVGSSELLFDITKDENLLKDNTFVEATLIDIDIRMIFVIIENYKQALSNLKVTISKFKGLKSNLTKLNSIQDWELSLHKIMLLTLRLNDMYIILRRFGRKIYLSNFQHLNDQKFLMSSPNSNFLKFTVLKNIDEVFNQTKKNGVLIANLTRLLRQNSKFEVNVKNVLDFNNFASQGHFLLESSLIKFEEFGRNWIAAELRFRRINNLPKFYLTETANSVEKNTNSKAESSTDDAASIEKKMKKLAVDDNSSTSTKEKSIFNRPSRSSSVSSNNSTASASSITRMATVNSFNRNSVIIPKTTTSPRSQRPNSMIFLSPTANGSANSLPVRAGSITSLTAPSANSAANGRRRSNSQPQSSPEHLSVINNYPSPSTSPLSSRIASSGAAAAALKQKGLSPTPVRRTSISRKPVTPTKQSVIAEETYSTPPTKLSANQRLQNHLKEAARNGSLMTQEKEILTSVVFDPNLPSSVNIRRYAEREEIASTEVSVSSPVPIETLDPASVDVKTAPLKRKTRDEVTKMNTKRNSQVVNVSSNTSVSSSTAKSSEISSSTDRAFETIVASPMEESDSFNKKVRFTGVPAYSEAEDAPTKYSARILKNFAVFKTPSTKGFRKKDQMLKKEESILFKSQLHPDQAQTGPQAFLSNSLQNTKFKLKSKLT is encoded by the coding sequence ATGCAATCAGATTTGGTACCGGGGATATCGTTCGTGGATTGTAAGATACTCCAGTACAAGTATGCAATTTACAAAATCAAGCATCTTCTCCCATTTTTGGCGGAATTGTTGTCGTCCAGTTCGGCTAATAAACTTAGACTATGCAATTATTTGACGTTATTATCAGGTAACGTATTTGCCATAAATGAAGGACTATTCAATAGCAAATTGGAGGCAGTTTCTAActtcaagttattcaagGTTTCTCCCATAAACATCTCTCCCATTGTCAGCCATATTCCTTACGATAGTAACGATGTCAACATTAATCCGATGATAGATATACCTTCCACAGCAACCAGTGCTAAATGCACCAAATTATTGGAAACTTTGTATAATCATTGCTTACAAGGTTATGAGAAGAGACTAGCACAAGCACTCTCCGAGTTGCCTGATTATGATGCCTCCAAATACGATAAGATAATCGAAGCCACTTTCACTGATAAGGATTTAGATTTGGTGGGTTCAAGCGAGCTCTTATTTGACATCACAAAAGACGAAAATTTGCTTAAGGACAATAcatttgttgaagcaaCTTTGATAGACATTGATATCAGAATGATCTTTGTTATAATAGAGAACTACAAGCAAGCCTTATCCAATTTGAAAGTGACAATTTCCAAGTTTAAGGGATTAAAGTCAAACTTGACTAAATTGAACAGTATCCAAGATTGGGAATTGTCGCTACATAAAATAATGTTGTTAACTTTGCGGTTGAACGATATGTACATTATATTGAGGAGATTTGGCAGAAAGATCTATTTATCCAATTTTCAACATTTAAATGATcagaagtttttgatgcTGTCCCCAAATTCCAATTTTCTTAAATTTActgttttgaagaacatAGATGAGGTCTTCAAtcaaacaaagaagaatggGGTTTTAATTGCCAACTTGACGAGACTACTTAGACAGAATTCAAAGTTCGAGGTTAATGTTAAGAATGTGTTAGACTTTAACAACTTTGCCAGTCAAGGTCATTTCTTGTTAGAAAGCTCTTTGATtaagtttgaagaatttggtaGAAACTGGATTGCTGCAGAATTGAGATTCAGAAGAATCAACAATCTACCAAAATTCTACTTGACAGAAACTGCTAACTCAGTGGAGAAGAACACAAACTCTAAAGCCGAGTCTTCTACTGATGATGCAGCTAGTAtagagaagaagatgaaaaaaCTTGCTGTGGACGACAATTCTAGTACTAGCACCAAGGAAAAGTCCATTTTCAACAGACCTTCGAGgtcttcttcagtttcgTCAAACAACTCCACTGCCTCCGCCAGCTCCATAACAAGAATGGCAACTGTCAACTCATTTAATCGTAACTCTGTTATTATTCCCAAGACAACCACCAGTCCTAGACTGCAAAGGCCAAACTCTATGATATTTTTGAGTCCCACTGCCAACGGATCTGCCAATAGTTTACCAGTCAGAGCTGGAAGTATTACTAGCTTGACCGCACCTTCTGCCAATTCTGCTGCTAATGGTCGTCGAAGATCTAATTCCCAACCACAGTCTTCTCCAGAGCATTTACTGGTGATCAATAATTATCCCTCTCCATCTACTTCCCCGTTGAGTTCGAGGATAGCATCTTCAGGAGCTGCAGCAGCTGCATTAAAACAGAAGGGATTAAGTCCCACTCCTGTGAGAAGAACTAGTATATCCAGAAAACCCGTGACACCTACCAAGCAATCTGTGATTGCAGAGGAAACATATTCAACGCCTCCCACGAAATTGAGTGCCAACCAAAGGCTTCAGAACCACTTGAAAGAAGCTGCCAGAAACGGTTCATTGATGACGCAAGAGAAGGAGATCTTGACATCAGTTGTATTTGATCCTAATCTTCCGTCATCGGTGAACATTAGAAGATATGCTGAGCGGGAAGAAATCGCTTCAACAGAGGTTAGTGTATCTTCCCCTGTACCGATTGAAACACTTGACCCAGCGTCTGTAGATGTTAAGACAGCTCCATTGAAACGTAAAACAAGGGACGAGGtgacgaagatgaataCCAAGAGGAATAGTCAAGTGGTCAATGTATCGTCCAATACGTCTGTTTCGAGTTCTACAGCAAAGAGCTCTGAaatctcttcttctacAGATAGGGCTTTTGAAACAATTGTTGCATCCCCAATGGAGGAGAGTGATTCATTCAATAAGAAGGTACGGTTTACAGGTGTTCCAGCATATTCAGAAGCTGAAGATGCACCAACCAAGTATTCAGCTCGTattctcaagaactttgCTGTGTTCAAGactccaagtacaaaaGGGTTTAGGAAGAAGGATCAAATGttaaagaaagaagaaagtaTCCTTTTCAAGTCGCAGCTTCATCCAGATCAAGCCCAAACTGGACCACAAGCATTCCTTTCTAATTCATTGCAAAACACAAAGTTTAAATTGAAGAGCAAGTTGACCTAG